Proteins encoded in a region of the Phoenix dactylifera cultivar Barhee BC4 chromosome 3, palm_55x_up_171113_PBpolish2nd_filt_p, whole genome shotgun sequence genome:
- the LOC103715302 gene encoding uncharacterized protein LOC103715302, with protein sequence MGLSTNRSVVARRSVRIIPMCEECPDMEESVSHVQFSCPRAVQVWRRASFPMPHSVKSAEELLRQLREAMRRLSSAEWGITYAYMPYHIWLDRNVCLFEGKRTSTRAVVDRALLQVVEIINTTMTISSEMARDIWDSHFVVAVPKFTFVYWKPPPPGPSQGFGNPLKYGSQMEEETPLGRVWRLKEVKVPDTSSARRDGDAIDP encoded by the exons ATGGGGCTATCTACCAACCGGAGTGTGGTGGCCAGGAGGAGCGTGAGGATTATTCCCATGTGTGAGGAGTGCCCCGACATGGAGGAGTCTGTCAGCCATGTGCAGTTCAGTTGCCCTCGGGCAGTGCAGGTTTGGAGGAGGGCTTCATTCCCCATGCCGCACTCCGTGAAGTCGGCCGAGGAACTTCTACGCCAGCTAAGGGAGGCCATGAGGAGACTGAGTTCTGCTGAGTGGGGCATCACCTATGCTTACATGCCTTATCACATTTGGCTAGACAGAAACGTTTGTCTCTTTGAAGGTAAGAGGACATCCACGAGGGCTGTGGTCGATAGAGCTCTCCTCCAAGTTGTAGAGATCATCAACACAACCATGACGATATCATCCGAgatggctagggacatctgggacTCCCACTTCGTTGTTGCAGTGCCTAAATTTACTTTTGTCTATTGGAAGCCCCCACCCCCCGGGCCATCtcaag GTTTTGGAAATCCTCTCAAATATGGATCTCAAATGGAGGAGGAGACTCCGTTGGGGCGAGTATGGAGGTTGAAGGAGGTGAAG GTTCCTGATACTTCATCTGCGCGTAGAGATGGTGATGCCATCGACCCCTGA